CAGTTCAACCTCAAAAGACACATCCGCCCGGCGTCCATCGATACTGGATTCGATGCGGGTATAACCGACTTTGATCATATCGGTTGCCACCACCTTTACCGGACGGTGAATACCGAAGGGAATTACGTCGGGCATGTAGTCGCCACCGAAACAGAACTTCCGGCCGGCCACACGCCCATGGTTGCGCGGCGGCGGATCCAGGCGAATCATCAGAATGTTGCAGCCCTCGCGCCACTCGTCAAAACGTACCGAATCGGTAACATCAAATTCAAATGCCGAAAACATCCCTTCGTGTGAACCGAGATACTGATTATTCAGCCACGCCTCACAGCTGTAATCCACACCCTCAAAACGAACGGTGACTTTTTTGCCGGCCCACTCCTTCGGCGCATCAAACTTCGTGAAATACCAGTATTCCAGCTCCTGCACCCATTTGGCCCGCGCAAAATTTCGGCCGAAATAGGGATCGTCCAGTTCTCCCGCACGCTGCAGATCAGAATAAATATCCCCGGGAACCACCGCCGCATTCCAGTTGAAAAACGTGCCCTGATATTCCGACGGCATCGTGTGAAACCCTTCTTTCACCCCCTGCCCCGGACGGATTTTCTGCATTTTCCAGTGAATCCCGCTTAAATCAATTTCCATTCTCTTTTCGCTCATATCCCGCTCCTATTTAGTAAACTCTTCAATGATTGCTTCCGTATGTTCTCCAAGCTTTGGAGAACCTTTGGAGGTGAAAATGCGTTTACCGTCCAGCTTGACCGGACAGCGCGTGGTTCGATACGTCGACCCATCCGACAGTTCAACCGTCTGCTCCATTTCCAGACATTGGAACGCCTCCGATGCACGCAGCATATTCCAATCAAGCACCTTCGCGCACCAGATATCCGCCGGCTCCAAAACCGCCAGCCATTCATCCGTTGATTGAGTCATCAGATGCTCCGCCAAAATGGCTTTCAGTTTATCCCGTTCCGTAAACCAGCTCGCCGGCTCCGGATAGTTCAGCAAGGCATCACAGCCGATCAGTTCGCCCATTCGCATCAAATTCCCCATCGACAGCGCAAGGTAGCCGCCCGCAGTCTGATAAATGCCATACGGCGCACCGAGATAAGCATGCGCATTGTGCGTTTTCGTACGCTCCGGAGCCTGCCCCCCATCCTGGAAATAGACGGTCAGCGGTTCAAACTGAAAATCAAGCGCCGCCTCATACAGGCTGACAGCAACCCGACCGCCAACTCCGGCCACCAGCTTGGATAAAATACCCTGGGCCAATTGCGCTCCAGCCAGAATATCCGTCACAGCCAGCCCCATCGGAACCGGACCGTCATCCGCATTGCCCGAAAGCCACGTCAGCCCGCTCACAGCCTGCACCAGCAGATCCTGCCCCGGTTTTTCACGCCACGGACCTTCCGTACCGTAACCGGAAATTGTGCCGTAAATAATCTCCGGATTCAGCGATGCTACGGTCTCATAACCGAAACCGAGCTCTTCCATTACGCCCGGACGGAAGTTATGAATCATCACATCCGAATTTTTGATCAGTTGCTGAGCAACCGCCTTTCCTTCATCGGATTTCAGATCCAGACAGATACTCTCCTTATTCCGGTTGATCGCATGAAACAGAGTCGATTCACCATTGAGCTGCACGTCGGTTACATAATGTTTCCGGCAGATATCGCCGCCGGGCTGTTCCACTTTAATTACCCGTGCTCCGAAATCCCCCAGCCGGAGTGACGCAGACGGACCGGAAAGAAACTGGCTGAAATCCAGGACAACCTTACCTTCGAGAGGCCGCTCTTCCACAGCAGCAACATCCTCGCTGCCTGCAGTCGCAGAGGACAGCAAACCTGCATCAAGCTCCGCATTGGCATTTCCAAGAACGGGAGCCGCGACATCTGAAAAAATGCGTTCGCCGTCAATCCGTACCGGACAGCGCAAGGTATCGATTTTCACGCCGTTCGGGCGCGAAACGGTCTGTTTCATTTCCAGACTCCGGAAGGCCGGATGCTGCATCATCCGCTCATAATCCAGTACATCGGAACACCAGAAATCCGCCGGCTCCAAAACCGCCAGCCAATCTTGCGTTGATTTTTTAACAAACTGTGCAGCTAACTGTTGATTGATTTCATCCCGCTCCGCATACCTCGTTTGAGCATCGGCCTCTTCCAGCTCCAGCCCGATCAGTCCGCCCAGTTTTTTCAACGACCCCATGGCAATGGCAATATATCCATCCAGGGTCTGGAAAATGCCGTAGGGCGCGCCGAGATAGGCATGCGCCGGATGGGTTTTCGAACGCTTCGGCAACTGCTCCCCGTCGTTGAGGTAGGTGGTTAAAAACTCAAACTGCAGATCCAGCAGCGATTCCAGCAGACTCACCTCGATACGTGCCCCCTGTCCGCTTTTATTACGCCGAACCAGCGCCGCAAGAATCCCCTGCGCCAAATGCGTGCCGCAGATCATGTCACCGATCGCCATGCCGAACGGCGTCGGCGGCGCATCGGCCGTTCCGGTCAGCCAGGTCAGGCCGGAAACCGATTGAGCCAGCAGATCCTGCCCCGGCTTGGCCACCCAGGGTCCTTCCCTTCCGTAGCCGGTTACTTCGCCATAAATAATGCGCGGATTCAGCCCCTTCACCGTATCAAAATCGAGGCCGATTTTTTCCATTACGCCCGGACGAAAGTTGTGCGTCATTACATCGGCCGAAGCGATCAGCTTTTTCACGTTCCCCAGATCCTGCGGATCTTTCAGGTTGGCCGCATAGGATTTTTTATTCCGGTTAATCGTGTGAAAAACCAGACTGTCACCGTCCGCATACAGATTCTTGGTGGCCAGCTGACGACACGCATCCCCGGAATCCGGACGTTCAATTTTAATGACGGTTGCGCCGAGATCGGCCAGCCGGAGGCCGGCGTAGGGTCCGGCCAGATACTGGCTGAACTCCAGAACAGTGATTCCTTTAAGCGGAAGTGTTTTCATTATGAGGCCTTTGATTCGCGATACATTTTATTCAGTTGTTCAAGCACGGCTTCAGCACGTCCTCCGTTTTTCAGGAAGTCATGAATCGGCTGACCCGCCGCATCCTGAAAATCAAGATACCCGGCATAACGCGGCCGCACAAAGGCGCGGTCGAGCGTCGGCAGTGTGTTGCGGAAAAAGTCAGAGCAGACGGCATTGGTTTCCGGGGCCTCCCAGGCCTCGCGATGACCGGGCTGTCCGCCCGATTCAAAAAAGAGACCGCGCTGAACTTCCGGTGAAGCCGTAAAACAGGCATATGCAGCAGCGATTTCCGTGTGTTTGCATTTTGCAGAAATCGCCAGCCCGGTTCCGCCCAGCATGGTGGAGCCCGGTCGCCCCGCTTCCATTCCGATCACATCATGAAAAGTCACAAGGTGCTTCGCATAACCCGGCCGAGAATAGTTGGTATAGCCATAGGTATATGGCGCATAGGCAAACCGGTCGGTGGACGACATCACCTCCATAGTACGGATCGGATTCAGTTCAAAAAATTCCGGCGGCACCACATCAGCCAGTTGTTTCAGCTGTTCAAGAGCAAGCACCCCCGATTCTTTTTCCGCCACCTCTTCCTCATTAGGGAAAATAGACGCTCCGGCCGCTTTCAGCAGATTCAGGAAATTGCCGTAGACATCCAGCGGAATACTCGGACAGC
This sequence is a window from Pontiella agarivorans. Protein-coding genes within it:
- a CDS encoding ABC transporter substrate-binding protein; this encodes MADKIQLKGMTWDHSRGYVSVVATAQRFHELHPEVDIQWDKRSLQEFADKPISEIAEAYDFLVIDHPWAGFAAASGILQPLEKLIPAEYLEDQAANSVGQSHMSYHFNGSQWALAIDAACPVSAARPDLLEKAGERIPGTFDELIALGKKGLVCCPSIPLDVYGNFLNLLKAAGASIFPNEEEVAEKESGVLALEQLKQLADVVPPEFFELNPIRTMEVMSSTDRFAYAPYTYGYTNYSRPGYAKHLVTFHDVIGMEAGRPGSTMLGGTGLAISAKCKHTEIAAAYACFTASPEVQRGLFFESGGQPGHREAWEAPETNAVCSDFFRNTLPTLDRAFVRPRYAGYLDFQDAAGQPIHDFLKNGGRAEAVLEQLNKMYRESKAS
- a CDS encoding CaiB/BaiF CoA transferase family protein, which produces MEERPLEGKVVLDFSQFLSGPSASLRLGDFGARVIKVEQPGGDICRKHYVTDVQLNGESTLFHAINRNKESICLDLKSDEGKAVAQQLIKNSDVMIHNFRPGVMEELGFGYETVASLNPEIIYGTISGYGTEGPWREKPGQDLLVQAVSGLTWLSGNADDGPVPMGLAVTDILAGAQLAQGILSKLVAGVGGRVAVSLYEAALDFQFEPLTVYFQDGGQAPERTKTHNAHAYLGAPYGIYQTAGGYLALSMGNLMRMGELIGCDALLNYPEPASWFTERDKLKAILAEHLMTQSTDEWLAVLEPADIWCAKVLDWNMLRASEAFQCLEMEQTVELSDGSTYRTTRCPVKLDGKRIFTSKGSPKLGEHTEAIIEEFTK